The window AAGGATACCTTTTTTATGGAAAACGGGAGTCTCTGGACCTATCAAAATGTGCGAACAGGATATGAAAGGGATGTGGGCATGAACCGCTATGCGGGCATGGCGGAAATTGTTTCCGATAACGATTGGGCCATTGTCCAAGAAATTCCGCCCACCTACATAAGGAGCCGTTTGGATACCATTCGTAAAAACTTGATTCTTTTTAACGTACTCACATTGGGTGTCATCGGCTTAATTGGTTTTGGCTATGCCCACACCCAAAAGGAAAAGCGAAACTTTGTTGCCCAGCTCAAAAGAAAAAACAAAGAACTTTTGGCCAGTGAGGCCAAACTCCATGAATCCAATAAGCTAGTGGAACGCTCCAATGAGCAACTAAGGGTTCGCAATAAGCAACTGGAAGATTTTAACTACGTAGTGGCGCATAACCTGAAGGCTCCAGTAAGCAGTATGAATATTATTGTGGACCTTTTGAGCAAGTCCCCTGACCAGAAAACGTTTGAGGAACTGTTCCCAAAACTGGAAACCATTTCGTCCAACATCCAAACCCTAACGGATGATGTGCAAACCTATGTGTCCATTTTGAACAAACGGAAGTTGAAACTGGAGAACATCAACCTCCTTTTAAAGTTAAAGGAGGTAGAAAAGGATTTTGTGGAACGACTACTCGATGAGGAAGAACAAAACTTTACCATCGAATATCATTTTGATGAATGGCATGCCTTAAAATGCAATAGATTCTATATGAGGAGCATTTTGCACAACCTGTTGTCCAACGCCCTCAAATTCCGAAGGCCCGATGTGAAATCCCATATCATTTTTGAAACCGCTTGGGAAGCGGCAAGAAAGTTCTTTATGTGAAAGATAACGGTCTTGGCATTGACCTAGAGCGGCATGGCGACAACCTTTTTAAATTATATAAGCGGTTCCATCGCGATGTTTCCGGTAAGGGCATGGGGCTTTTTATTGTAAAATCCCAATTGGAGGCCATGAACGCTTCCATTACCGTAGACAGTGAGGTCGGAGTTGGTACCACATTCAAAATCATATTCAACAATTCGTAATAAGAAGAAATGAGAAATCCCAGTATCCTTTTAGTGGATGATGACGAAGTCTATATCTACGTGACCAAGAAAATCTTGGCCAATATGTCCGATGATATTTCCGTAAAATCCTTTAATGATGGGGAACGGGCCATCGAATTCATCCAAACGTGCACACAGGAGAACAACCCGCTACCGGGAGTTATTTTGCTGGACATCAATATGCCCTATTTGGATGGGTGGGGCTTTTTATCGGAATTCAAAAAATTGGTGCCCAAACTGGCGGAGAGAGAAGTGAACATTTATATGGTCACCTCTTCCAATGACCCGCACGATATGGAACGGGCCAAGGAATTTGAACAAGTTACAGGCTACGTTGTAAAACCTGTTTTCGAGGACAAGTTGGCAGAAATTCTAACAGATGTATACGATGAAAATTGGTAGATCATGTTTTGACCCTGTTTTAGGGGGTTTCTAAGACTTTGCTGATTTTGCTCATATCCCAACTCGGGATTTTGTTGGTACTTTGAGGCATATTCCATCTTAGTTACCATGAAGTACCTTGTGTTTTCGGTGATTGGTGCCTACCTCCTATTGGCTTGTTCGGGGCCAAAGGAAAAGACGTACCCGCAAAAACTACCCATGACGGAATCCGTATATGCTTCGGCGACCGTTCAGCCGGACAGTCTGTACCATGCCTATTCCGTGGCCACCGGTATTCTTGAACATATTTGGGTGGAAGAAGGCGACACCGTTTCCAAAGGGGATTTGCTGCTTCAGATTAACAATACTTCCCCGGAAATGAACAAGGAAAATGCGCGACTGGCCCTTGAACTGGCCCAAAAAAATTATACGAGCACATCTGCCGTATTGAACAGCATCAAAGATGAAATCGAAGCAGCAGTGTTGCAATTGGGCAATGATTCCATCAACTTTTACCGACAAAAAAAGCTTTGGGACCAAAACATTGGATCTAAAGTGGAGTTTGACAACAAAAAGCTGGCCTACGAACTTGCCCGTAACCGACTCGATGCCCTAAAAAAGAAATTTGAACGAACCAAAAATGAACTTGAAACACAGTTAAGGCAAGCGGAAAACAATTACAGATCCTCGCTTACCAACACCAACGATTTTACCATTACAAGCAAGATTAACGGAACGGTATATGCACTGCACAAAAATCTTGGAGAAATTGTCAATACCGTAGAACCCGTGGCAACGTTGGGCATGACCAATAGGTTTATTGTGGAACTGTTGGTGGATGAGGTCGACATCATCAAACTGCGCAGGGGACAAAAAGTCTATATTACCTTGGATTCCTATGGCGATATCGTATTTGAAGGTACGGTGCACAAAATCTATCCTCGAAAAGATGAGCGCTCACAGACCTTTACAGTGGAAGCCATATTCAACACCCCTCCAAAGACATTATATCCGGGGCTTTCGGGAGAGGGCAATATTGTTATTTCGGAAACCAAGGAGGCATTGGTGATTCCAAAAACATATCTGATCAATGGTAGCACGGTGTTGACGGATGAGGGGGAAACACAGGTAACCACAGGACTGGAAAATATGTCCATGGTTGAAATCCTTGACGGCATCGATGAACATACGGCACTTTATCCTCCCGAACCATGATCAATTGGAGCGTCATATTGGGCATTGCCAAAACCCATCTTATTACCAAGATGAAATCCACCATAACCGCCACCCTTGGAGTCACTTTTGGAATAGGTGCCTATATTACTTTGGTAAGTTTTATGACGGGGCTGAACACCATGCTGGATAATCTGGTACTCAATCAAACCCCACATATCCATTTGTATAATGAAATCCGCCCCTCCGATGATCAACCCATCACTATGACCGAGGCGTTCCAAAACGGATTCAACGTAGTTCACTCCATTAAACCCAAACTGAGCCAAACTAAAATCCATAATGCCCTCCCCATCCTCAGTTATCTCAAAAAGCAACCCAACGTAGATGGAGCAACCCCGCAGCTACGGGCCCAAATTTTCTATCTGTCAGGTTCCATGGAACTTGGAGGAAACTTGGTAGGGGTTGATATTATGGAGGAAGTCCGATTGTCCAATCTACGGGATAACATCGTGGAAGGCTCCCCGGAGGACCTGAAAAACAACGCTAATGGAATTCTCCTCGGCTCAGGTTTGGCCGAAAAGATGTCGTTAACCACAGGAGATAGGGTACAGATCAGTACGGTATCCGGCACCGTGTTCCCGCTAAAAATTGTAGGTATCTATCAAAGTGGGATTGCAGAGGTAGATAATGTTCAAAGTTTTGCCAATCTAAAAACGGTACAACGTATTTTGGGGGAGGCAGAAAATTATGTTACGGACATCAACATTAGATTGGTGGATATTGCCCAGGCGGAATCCATGGCCAAAAGCTTGGAAAATCAGTTTGACGTGCAGGCCATGGGAATCAATGAAGCCAATGCACAGTTTGAGACGGGTTCAAACATTAGAAACCTCATCACCTATGCAGTTTCCATCACCTTGTTGATCGTAGCCGGATTTGGTATCTACAATATCCTGAACATGTTGATTTATGAGAAAATGAAGGATATTGCTATTCTCAAGGCCACTGGCTTTTCGGGAAATGATGTGCAGCTCATTTTTATGGGTCAGGCCATCATCATAGGCATCGTTGGAGGTGCTTTGGGTCTGTTGATCGGCTTTTCACTTTCAAGCCTTATCGATCAAACCCCTTTTGAAACTGACGCTTTGCCGACGATTACCACCTATCCGGTAAATTACGATCCCGTTTATTACCTCATCGGGATAGTTTTTGCCCTTTTGTCCACTTTCATTGCAGGTTACCTGCCCTCCCTGAGGGCCAAAAAAATTGACCCTGTAAAAATTATTCGAGGAACTTGATATGGGGGCTATGGAATTTGTTTTGGAAACCAAACATATCAACAAATACTTTCGTAAGCCAAAAGAGTTTCATGTGCTGAAGGATATCTCCTTTGGAGTGAAAAAGGGAGAGTTTACGTCCATTATGGGGAAGTCCGGCTCCGGAAAATCCACCTTGCTCTATATCTTGTCTACCATGGATACGGATTATGAGGGGCAATTATACCTCAATGATCAACTGATTACTGGTAAATCGCATAAGGAACTGTCCCGCATACGAAACAAGAACATTGGATTTGTATTCCAGTTCCACTATTTATTGTCGGAATTCAGTGTTTTGGAAAATGTGATGTTGCCCGCCAAAAAGCTTGGGGAAAAGTCCCTTGCGGAAATTGAGCACAATGCGCAACAAAAACTGGAAATGCTGCACATTGGTCATTTGGCGCATCAACGGGCCTCCAGGATATCGGGAGGGGAAAAACAGCGTGTGGCCATCGCCAGGGCTTTGATCAACGACCCCACTATTTTGATGGGAGATGAGCCCACGGGAAATTTGGACAGTCATAACTCGGACAATGTGTTCAATATCTTCAAAAAACTGAAGGAGGAACAAGGATTGTCCCTTTTGGTGGTGACCCATGATGAGGATTTTGCGAAAAGGACCGATCGCATTGTCCAATTGGAGGATGGTAAAATTATGTCGCAGTGATAACTATTTACCTGCATTTGACCGCTTGCAAAATACCTCGGATGATTTAAGCATCTGCATAGGTGGAATACAATATCTCCAACTTTCGCCCTGAGGTCATCTGAGTTTGTATCGGTCCATGCTTAAGGGACATGAAAAGAAAACTAAACTACTGGGCTGCGGACGATACCCTGACCCGTTCCATGGAAGAAGTCAACCTTCCATCTTCGTCCATACCCTCTACGAACAAAAAGATTTCTTCGTATCCGTAGTCGGGTATTTTTAGTGTACACGTCCCGTTTTTATTGATGGTGGGGTTAGGATACCATCCAATGCTTCCAAAATAACGGAACGACTCACTGGACAGGTTGTTGTACTTGGGCGTATAGTATTGCTTTGCGGGCATGAACCCATTGGATACCCTATGCGTAAAAAACCTTTCATCCGGCGTGAATTTGTCCGAGTGCCCGGCACCAACGTCGCCCTCCTTGCGGGTATAGACCCGAATGACACCCCCTGCCCCTCCGGCTTCCATGGCCCCGGTACGATCGATATAATAGCTTTTTACCCTAGTTGTGGGGAAATCCAACAAAATATCAAAATCTGGATAGCGGACATCGTCAATGTATAGAATCGGGGATGGTTGTACCAAAGAAAAGGACAAGACCCGTTTTGTGGTAATGCGTATCCTATCGTACCCAGCATTGGGAACCTCCCAAACATTGAAACCACTGGAACGTATAATATCCAGCAATCGAGGATAGAGTCCCTCCGTCTCCTCGGTCACAACTTTTAGGTTACCTTCGGACACAAAGGGTGTGGTGATTCTTTTGATAGCCCTGTTTTCGCTTATCACTACTTCCTCAAGGCTAATCGTATTTTGTTCCGGTAAAACAAAGTTTTGCAGTTCAAATTCTCCCAAACCATCCACCAGCACGTCATTTTCTATTCCCCTAAAAGGTTCCAGTTCATATATTCTGTCCGTGGATTGTCCTGTATCCAACCTCAAAAAAAGATTGGGCATGGAGAGCTCGCCACGCTTGTTGAGCAAGGTAAGCCTCATCTCTTCGCCCTGTTCCACAAAATAATTGTCCAAACTAAAGGCTTCTGATTGTTCCGATAATGGGATGACGGTAGGTTCACTTTGGTTACCAGCATAAACCAAAAGGTCGGTACTCTTGGGGACCTTTGAGTTAATGGAGCCGAATACATCAATTCCTGCGCGATACTGTATTTTCTTTTGGGGAGGCTCGTTGAAGATGTTGTCCCAATCATACTTGGACCAGCCCTGTGTGAGCAACAACATATCCAAATCTTCCATGGCACGTTTTGAAAAATCCGTAAAATACTGGTCGGCCTCTTCGATATAACCACGTACATAAGGTTTCAGCAAAAATGAGCTTAGGATATTGGAATTGAAATTGTAGGCTTTGGTGCCTACCGGAAGCACTGAAATACTCGCGAAGGAGGTTGTACGCTTTTCAAACCCCGAGAGGGCCACTTCCATGGAATCTTTGTCCACTTTTTGCACATTCGCGTCCAACGATAGGGGTTTTATTTGCTTATCATTGAAAAACAGTCGTTCCGCAATGGGCACTCCGCGGTTATCTATCAAGGTAAGAATATTCATGCCCGAATGGAGCTCGCGCTTATCCAAGATATGGGAGGCATAAAGTTGATTTTCCTTGAAAACTACATCCAAACTTTTGAGCAATCCATCCCTATGGATAAGAATACTGTACGGCTTTGAACCTATTTCCCTTTTTGTCTCGGCATTGGTGCCTACCAAAACCAGAATTCTATCTTCCGATATATTTCTGGTGGATAGCACTAGCCCCAACGAATCGATAGCTGGGAGTGGCACCCTCCATTCCTTACCATTAGGGTTTGACAAGGTGGCCCAATACCGTTCGCTTGCAGAGGGGGTCATTATCACTTTTGCAAAACCAAGTCGATTGGTCCTGAAACGAACTATTTCTTCTCCGATGTGGTTCCTTATGATACCAACCATATTGGCCCCGGCATTCCCATTTTCATCAATCATCTTAATACCCAAAACACTTTGGACATTGGAGACCAAGTGCCCGCTTTCGGGGAAAAATTGAATATCGTAATCCTCTGAAGTGTTATTATTATCAAGCACCAATTCGCTATTCAACACCATAAATTGCTGAACAAAGGAATCATCCTCCTTAAGGTCCTTCATCCAACTGGTGGAGGCTTTGATATAATATTGCCCATCCACAAAAGAGGAGTCTATGGCAATTTGTCCCTGAAGCTGCCCCTCCTTACTCAACACCAAGTGTTTTTCCTTCTGGTTGCCATCCTTGTCATAAATACCCACGTACACATTTACAGCTTCCTTAAAGGGCTCTGCCTTCACACGATTATACATATATCCTTTAAACCAGATATGCTCTCCACGTACATAAGTACTTTTGTTCATGTGTAGAAAAATAGATATGC is drawn from Flagellimonas sp. MMG031 and contains these coding sequences:
- a CDS encoding response regulator, with translation MRNPSILLVDDDEVYIYVTKKILANMSDDISVKSFNDGERAIEFIQTCTQENNPLPGVILLDINMPYLDGWGFLSEFKKLVPKLAEREVNIYMVTSSNDPHDMERAKEFEQVTGYVVKPVFEDKLAEILTDVYDENW
- a CDS encoding HlyD family efflux transporter periplasmic adaptor subunit; the encoded protein is MKYLVFSVIGAYLLLACSGPKEKTYPQKLPMTESVYASATVQPDSLYHAYSVATGILEHIWVEEGDTVSKGDLLLQINNTSPEMNKENARLALELAQKNYTSTSAVLNSIKDEIEAAVLQLGNDSINFYRQKKLWDQNIGSKVEFDNKKLAYELARNRLDALKKKFERTKNELETQLRQAENNYRSSLTNTNDFTITSKINGTVYALHKNLGEIVNTVEPVATLGMTNRFIVELLVDEVDIIKLRRGQKVYITLDSYGDIVFEGTVHKIYPRKDERSQTFTVEAIFNTPPKTLYPGLSGEGNIVISETKEALVIPKTYLINGSTVLTDEGETQVTTGLENMSMVEILDGIDEHTALYPPEP
- a CDS encoding FtsX-like permease family protein — encoded protein: MINWSVILGIAKTHLITKMKSTITATLGVTFGIGAYITLVSFMTGLNTMLDNLVLNQTPHIHLYNEIRPSDDQPITMTEAFQNGFNVVHSIKPKLSQTKIHNALPILSYLKKQPNVDGATPQLRAQIFYLSGSMELGGNLVGVDIMEEVRLSNLRDNIVEGSPEDLKNNANGILLGSGLAEKMSLTTGDRVQISTVSGTVFPLKIVGIYQSGIAEVDNVQSFANLKTVQRILGEAENYVTDINIRLVDIAQAESMAKSLENQFDVQAMGINEANAQFETGSNIRNLITYAVSITLLIVAGFGIYNILNMLIYEKMKDIAILKATGFSGNDVQLIFMGQAIIIGIVGGALGLLIGFSLSSLIDQTPFETDALPTITTYPVNYDPVYYLIGIVFALLSTFIAGYLPSLRAKKIDPVKIIRGT
- a CDS encoding ABC transporter ATP-binding protein, producing the protein MEFVLETKHINKYFRKPKEFHVLKDISFGVKKGEFTSIMGKSGSGKSTLLYILSTMDTDYEGQLYLNDQLITGKSHKELSRIRNKNIGFVFQFHYLLSEFSVLENVMLPAKKLGEKSLAEIEHNAQQKLEMLHIGHLAHQRASRISGGEKQRVAIARALINDPTILMGDEPTGNLDSHNSDNVFNIFKKLKEEQGLSLLVVTHDEDFAKRTDRIVQLEDGKIMSQ
- a CDS encoding ATP-binding protein translates to MKDNGLGIDLERHGDNLFKLYKRFHRDVSGKGMGLFIVKSQLEAMNASITVDSEVGVGTTFKIIFNNS